The following proteins are encoded in a genomic region of Macrobrachium nipponense isolate FS-2020 chromosome 44, ASM1510439v2, whole genome shotgun sequence:
- the LOC135204179 gene encoding uncharacterized protein LOC135204179 isoform X2 gives MRVLSDRRGMQHGFYYNGVRQFGFITNFTSPVRLNEWTHYCHIFEEGFYKGYVNGEKKATGKVVSDKTIAFNGIITYGREQDIPAGGYAVDQCFRGYFSQFNIWKKVITEGEISKQAACQQLILGDVFSLDREDVEVFGATVEEADIKELCKQEVEYVIFPETLDMEESKLTCRRVGYHVYSPVNHAENNILYNKSKKFIKECKLNYHLWIGITDEQSEGEWHKLTDNIIVNDPPFELSEPNGGDGENCALMFLPSGLWVDTSCKIKWVACVPCEVSRTTPLRLRGAFALQMKRRPSMKSLDIKEVSP, from the coding sequence ATGCGTGTATTATCAGATCGAAGAGGAATGCAACATGGATTTTACTATAATGGCGTGAGGCAGTTTGGTTTCATCACAAACTTCACTAGCCCTGTTAGGCTAAATGAGTGGACTCATTACTGTCACATTTTTGAGGAAGGATTTTATAAAGGATATGTCAATGGAGAGAAGAAAGCAACTGGCAAAGTTGTTAGCGATAAAACCATTGCTTTTAATGGAATTATTACTTATGGACGAGAGCAAGATATACCTGCTGGTGGATATGCAGTTGACCAGTGTTTCAGAGGGTACTTTTCTCAGTTTAACATCTGGAAGAAGGTAATTACTGAAGGCGAGATCTCAAAGCAGGCTGCTTGCCAGCAACTTATCCTAGGGGATGTATTTTCTCTTGATCGAGAAGATGTAGAAGTATTTGGGGCAACTGTTGAAGAAGCTGATATAAAAGAACTGTGTAAACAAGAGGTAGAATATGTCATATTTCCAGAAACTCTTGACATGGAAGAGTCGAAGCTCACTTGTCGAAGAGTTGGCTACCATGTTTACAGTCCTGTAAATCATGCAgaaaacaatattttatacaataaatcaaagaaatttattaaAGAATGTAAATTAAATTACCATCTGTGGATTGGCATCACTGATGAACAGTCTGAAGGAGAATGGCACAAACTTACTGATAACATCATTGTTAATGATCCTCCTTTTGAATTATCTGAGCCTAACGGTGGTGATGGAGAGAACTGCGCATTGATGTTCCTTCCCAGTGGTTTATGGGTTGATACCTCATGTAAAATAAAGTGGGTAGCGTGTGTTCCCTGCGAAGTCAGTCGTACGACTCCTCTTCGGTTGAGAGGGGCTTTTGCTTTGCAAATGAAGCGGAGACCTTCTATGAAGTCCTTGGATATAAAGGAGGTAAGCCCCTGA
- the LOC135204179 gene encoding uncharacterized protein LOC135204179 isoform X1: MAVTWRHPAAHEDQTEMKAKLYNLCLFVSLLVNKDRRGMQHGFYYNGVRQFGFITNFTSPVRLNEWTHYCHIFEEGFYKGYVNGEKKATGKVVSDKTIAFNGIITYGREQDIPAGGYAVDQCFRGYFSQFNIWKKVITEGEISKQAACQQLILGDVFSLDREDVEVFGATVEEADIKELCKQEVEYVIFPETLDMEESKLTCRRVGYHVYSPVNHAENNILYNKSKKFIKECKLNYHLWIGITDEQSEGEWHKLTDNIIVNDPPFELSEPNGGDGENCALMFLPSGLWVDTSCKIKWVACVPCEVSRTTPLRLRGAFALQMKRRPSMKSLDIKEVSP; the protein is encoded by the coding sequence ATCGAAGAGGAATGCAACATGGATTTTACTATAATGGCGTGAGGCAGTTTGGTTTCATCACAAACTTCACTAGCCCTGTTAGGCTAAATGAGTGGACTCATTACTGTCACATTTTTGAGGAAGGATTTTATAAAGGATATGTCAATGGAGAGAAGAAAGCAACTGGCAAAGTTGTTAGCGATAAAACCATTGCTTTTAATGGAATTATTACTTATGGACGAGAGCAAGATATACCTGCTGGTGGATATGCAGTTGACCAGTGTTTCAGAGGGTACTTTTCTCAGTTTAACATCTGGAAGAAGGTAATTACTGAAGGCGAGATCTCAAAGCAGGCTGCTTGCCAGCAACTTATCCTAGGGGATGTATTTTCTCTTGATCGAGAAGATGTAGAAGTATTTGGGGCAACTGTTGAAGAAGCTGATATAAAAGAACTGTGTAAACAAGAGGTAGAATATGTCATATTTCCAGAAACTCTTGACATGGAAGAGTCGAAGCTCACTTGTCGAAGAGTTGGCTACCATGTTTACAGTCCTGTAAATCATGCAgaaaacaatattttatacaataaatcaaagaaatttattaaAGAATGTAAATTAAATTACCATCTGTGGATTGGCATCACTGATGAACAGTCTGAAGGAGAATGGCACAAACTTACTGATAACATCATTGTTAATGATCCTCCTTTTGAATTATCTGAGCCTAACGGTGGTGATGGAGAGAACTGCGCATTGATGTTCCTTCCCAGTGGTTTATGGGTTGATACCTCATGTAAAATAAAGTGGGTAGCGTGTGTTCCCTGCGAAGTCAGTCGTACGACTCCTCTTCGGTTGAGAGGGGCTTTTGCTTTGCAAATGAAGCGGAGACCTTCTATGAAGTCCTTGGATATAAAGGAGGTAAGCCCCTGA